A DNA window from Moorella thermoacetica contains the following coding sequences:
- a CDS encoding putative polysaccharide biosynthesis protein has product MAGVSIWQGTVILMVASLLNRILSFGYRMLVVRYIGAEGMGLYEMVFPFYSLVLMVTTAGIPVALAKLTAERIALARWGQVRSVFRLSLIFLTLSGLLAALVLWRLAPFLTGRMFADTRVYQAFVVMILALPVVCICSAFRGYFQGWQLMRPVALAQVVEQVVRVSAGFFLGIYLLPYGVAMAAAGLAAGMVLGELAGLGISVFIFNLARPYYDIAADQTGSLKADILPLVRLAIPVMLARMAGGIMLTIEALLIPRQLQAWGVTMREATTIYGQYAGIAFTLIYLPMVITVALAMTMVPAISEARAVGDCDLLNKRCRQSLKMTIYSSLPFAITFYLFAAPICGLIFATPEAGIPLKILAWGSIFIYLEQTTVGILNGLGSMSTILWTTVAGGIVDLLGIYYLTPVLGIAGAALGVNLGTAVTAILNLLALIRQTGFHLDFRTFVYWPAVAGAGMFLGASLLWRLLVATPEPWRLFQTLAGSSLFYLLILLVAGEISPGHFYLFPWPGQRNDK; this is encoded by the coding sequence ATGGCAGGGGTATCCATCTGGCAAGGGACAGTTATCCTGATGGTGGCCAGCTTATTGAACCGCATCCTGAGCTTTGGCTACCGAATGCTGGTTGTGCGCTACATAGGGGCCGAAGGTATGGGCCTCTATGAAATGGTTTTCCCTTTTTATAGCCTGGTGCTTATGGTCACTACCGCCGGCATACCCGTTGCCCTGGCTAAACTAACAGCCGAAAGGATAGCCCTGGCCCGCTGGGGACAGGTACGCAGCGTCTTTCGCCTATCCCTTATTTTTTTGACCCTTAGCGGCTTACTGGCCGCCTTGGTGTTGTGGCGGCTGGCTCCCTTTTTAACCGGCAGGATGTTTGCCGATACCCGGGTTTACCAGGCCTTTGTGGTGATGATCCTGGCCCTGCCGGTAGTCTGTATTTGTTCGGCCTTTCGGGGCTACTTCCAGGGCTGGCAGTTGATGCGACCGGTGGCTCTGGCCCAGGTTGTTGAACAGGTTGTGCGGGTGAGTGCCGGGTTTTTCCTGGGCATTTATTTGCTCCCCTACGGCGTGGCCATGGCTGCGGCCGGCCTGGCGGCAGGTATGGTTTTGGGAGAACTGGCAGGCCTGGGGATTAGCGTCTTTATCTTTAACCTGGCCCGGCCGTATTACGATATCGCTGCCGACCAGACAGGCTCGTTGAAAGCAGATATTCTTCCCCTGGTCCGTTTGGCCATCCCGGTGATGCTGGCCCGTATGGCCGGAGGTATTATGTTAACTATTGAAGCCTTGTTAATCCCTCGCCAGCTCCAGGCCTGGGGGGTGACCATGCGGGAGGCCACAACCATTTACGGCCAGTATGCAGGCATTGCCTTTACTTTGATATACCTGCCCATGGTTATCACTGTGGCCCTGGCCATGACCATGGTGCCCGCCATTTCTGAGGCTAGGGCAGTTGGGGATTGCGATTTATTAAATAAACGCTGCCGGCAGTCTTTAAAGATGACTATTTATAGCAGCCTGCCCTTTGCCATAACCTTTTACCTCTTTGCCGCCCCCATTTGCGGCCTTATCTTCGCCACTCCTGAGGCCGGTATACCCCTGAAAATCCTCGCCTGGGGGAGTATCTTTATCTACCTGGAGCAGACTACCGTGGGCATCCTGAATGGCCTGGGGTCCATGTCTACCATCCTCTGGACGACTGTCGCCGGAGGTATTGTCGACCTCCTGGGGATCTATTACCTGACGCCGGTGCTGGGTATTGCCGGCGCCGCCCTTGGGGTAAACCTGGGAACTGCCGTTACCGCCATCCTGAACCTTCTGGCCCTGATCCGGCAGACCGGTTTTCACCTGGACTTCCGGACCTTTGTTTACTGGCCAGCCGTAGCCGGGGCGGGAATGTTCCTTGGGGCTTCCCTTCTCTGGCGGCTGCTGGTAGCTACACCGGAACCATGGCGCCTGTTCCAGACCCTGGCCGGTAGCAGTTTGTTTTACCTGCTGATTCTCCTGGTAGCGGGAGAAATATCCCCCGGGCACTTTTACCTATTCCCCTGGCCGGGCCAGAGGAACGACAAATAA
- the surE gene encoding 5'/3'-nucleotidase SurE, whose product MLILVTNDDGINAPGIKALSRSLARVGRVAVVAPEKERSAIGHGITMHKPLRATEVTWEGPVEMALAVNGTPADCVKLALDALLDEEPSLVVSGINMGANLGTDVLYSGTVSGALEGCINGRPSLAVSLAGEGGVDFSFAADFTSRLAGVIIKRGLPAGTLLNLNIPCLPPGEIKGLAITRLGRRRYCNTITRRLDPRGRAYYWLAGEVEDLDQEPDTDIGALGQGRISITPLHLDLTNYSYQQELAAYLSFLWPGQGNR is encoded by the coding sequence TTGCTAATCCTGGTTACTAACGACGATGGCATCAACGCCCCGGGTATCAAAGCCCTGAGCAGGTCCCTGGCCAGGGTAGGTAGGGTAGCAGTAGTAGCTCCGGAAAAGGAGCGTAGTGCCATTGGCCACGGTATCACCATGCATAAACCCCTGCGGGCTACGGAGGTTACCTGGGAGGGACCCGTAGAGATGGCCCTGGCCGTCAACGGCACCCCGGCCGATTGCGTTAAACTGGCCCTGGATGCCCTCTTGGATGAAGAACCATCCCTGGTTGTCTCCGGCATTAACATGGGAGCCAACCTGGGTACGGATGTCCTCTATTCCGGTACCGTCTCGGGGGCCCTGGAGGGCTGTATCAACGGCCGGCCTTCCCTGGCTGTATCCCTGGCGGGGGAGGGCGGGGTTGATTTTTCCTTTGCCGCTGATTTTACGAGCCGCCTGGCAGGAGTGATAATTAAACGGGGTCTCCCGGCGGGGACCCTGTTAAACCTGAACATTCCCTGCCTGCCGCCAGGGGAGATAAAGGGCCTGGCCATTACCCGCCTGGGACGGCGTCGCTACTGCAATACCATTACTCGCCGTCTGGACCCCCGGGGGCGGGCTTACTACTGGCTGGCAGGGGAGGTAGAAGACCTGGACCAGGAACCGGATACCGATATCGGCGCCCTGGGGCAGGGAAGGATCTCCATTACCCCCCTGCACCTCGACCTTACCAATTACTCCTATCAGCAGGAGCTGGCAGCTTATTTGTCGTTCCTCTGGCCCGGCCAGGGGAATAGGTAA